CTCTGTCGTAAGGCGGCTAACAAGCCCTGTGTTCCTGCATGAAGGAACTTGCAATGAAAATGATCCATGATGGCTGAGGTTATATGATGAGACTTGTGAAGAATCATAGGGTGCTTGGCATCGAAGTCCAGCTGCGAATTATGAAGGCGTCCGCCGACGCGCATTAGACCTCCTGCAtctataaatgggtttaaggaTAGAAGTTTACTCCTCGGCGACAGCTTCATCTTCAAGGTTAGTGCCTTGCGATCTTCGGCGAAATGCACGCGCTGAATCCCTGTAATGAATAGATGAGTACCACCTTTGATTTCCTCGACTGTAAGCTCTCCTTTATGCCGTACTCGATTCTTGCTTACCctttgaaggaattgatatatatattcgaAGACTCTCTGCATTCTCCCAAACGAATTTCCAAACTTGCAACTGTGTGAGATGTCCATTTCCTGCGACAGCACCAATGCGCTGCGTCGACGCTCAGAAAGTTCCTTGACGGGTGGGCGCGTCATCGGGCCATGTAAAAGAATCAGTGAGTAAGAACTGCGGTCCTTCACTCCAAAGTTTTGATCCCACCAGCTCAAAAGGGGTACATCCACAAGATGAGATATCCGCCGGATTCTGCCGGGACGGTATGTGCCTCCAAGTCATTCCCTTAGTTCTCTTCTGTATCTGTGAAATCCTGTTCGaaacgaaaatgttaaaatccgAAATGGTGTTTGAAATGGTTTTTATAGAGTCTGCGCAATTGTCTATTTCCCAAAATCCCTTTAGTATCTCAGCGATCGACTCCGACTCTGAATGAGTGCTGGGCTCTTGAGATAAGGAAACTAAAGATGAGCGAACGGTAGATCCTACCGTTAGACACCCTGAGTCAATCCAGCCAAGTCTGGTTTTCTGCAGAGTGGGTAAATTGCTGATCGAATTTGTCCAATATAAAGCAGCTCGAAAAATATGCTTGCTCCAAGAAGCAAGTCGATGCGTTGACTTttgcagaattttattttattttccattcagaCGCGTTAAGATCGAAATGCGGGTGGTAACCGGTGATTGACTGGGTGACAGCAGCTAAGATCAAATGTGCTATACTTTGCATTGCTCGACTGCGCGAAAATATAAGCCAATTTATCCGAAGCGAGCGAGGATTCACCAATTCCTGATATGGAGATGAGGGAACGATGGACCCTGAGCTGAAGCTGATTGGCGAAACGAAAGGGGacaaaattgatttgtaaAGCCGAATCGAGCAGGGCCCTGCATGGTACCAACACGCCAGAGCGATTTTTCACGTAGACCATGGCGGTAGCAAGCATCACGTATTCGGCTCTAGTCGGCGATGAAGATAAAGGCGGTGTTTTGGACAAGGCTACAGAGACGTGAGATGATCCTTGCAGAAGTATTTCTGGAACAGGCTGGGCCAGGGTTGCAACGGGATTTGCTTCCAAATGAAAAAGAATATGATGCCTCCGGAGGCAGTGTCTACAGTTGCCCGACTTGCATTGCTGTAGGCTGTGTCCTTTTCGTAGGCAGTTGAGACAAAGATTTAGCCGCTGTGACTCTCTATACCGCTGATTGGGGTTCAATCCTGAAAAATTGTGggcattttatcaaataatgtTCATAAACAGAGTACATGATGGCATAGCTGATGATGAAGCAATGCGGGTGTTACGACAAAATTTGCTAGTTACTTTTTCAACCTGTTTGCTAGGTGCTTGGTTTACCGTAGCGTATTCCAAATTTTCCATCATGCGGCATCTAAGGTCCGAACGATGACAATTTATCCCAATTTGGCAGCTCCTTGGAAGGCAACCCTTCTTTCCACCTCTCCTGGGTCTGAATGTCCAGTTTTGAAACGATGAGACGGATTCGTAGAGGCCATAGTAGCCAGGGCGTGCAAATGAGAATTTGCCTTGTCGCTTAACTGCCGCAGACTACTTGAGGATCCCTTCTTCACCCCTGGTAGCTTGAATAAAGACCGGACATGTGCCTGAAAGTGcagtaatttataattatcaAATCCAAAGCCCTGTCGTAATTATTTTCCGTGGGCTTCAGAGAGCGAATTGCATTCAGTGCTATGCCGTCGAAACATGTACGAAGATGCTGGAATTTTTCCACCTTTGTTAGATCTTTGTTCTTTCCGACTGCCGTGTTGAACATGGCGTAGAAATCCGGCCAATCGATGTATGCTCCTCCAAATCGCGGAAGTTGAAATTCCGGTAGCCTGGTGGGCCGCGAATTGCACTTAAAGGCGGCTGCGTGTTCACCGAGGATGCCCTGCAACTCTGTTGAATTTGCGAACGACTTTCTTTTCTCACTATTGAGACGGCGGCAGATTCTTCCTTTGGTCTCACAATATTCCAGCTCCTCAATTACAAGCCGCTCGAGGCTAAGTCGAGAGCTATCGAAGTCATAGTACATGTGCTCGATTAAATCCAACCGCACCTGCAACTCACATTCGTCGAATTTGGCCAACTGCTCCTCTGTCAGAAATAAATTTACGGCCGCTAGCTGGCGTACCATAGAATTTGCCTTTGCACGATAAAACTCCTCTCCGTTTggtgcgtttttttttttttttgttagtggtggtttcaagcatcgaaagccaactcggagctgtgctagcttaccgaagtctggaactctaacccagtaaaaactccaccccctccccgcttccccggcggtactgccgttaggtattacttcgccgggggggaatgccctaagggctctctagggCTCTTGAGATAAGGAAACTAAAGATGAGCGAACGGTAGATCCTACCGTTAGACACCCTGAGTCGATCCAGCCAAGTCTGGTTTTCTGCAGAGTGGGTAAATTGCTGATCGAATTTGTCCAATACAAAGCAGCTCGAAAAATATGCTTGCTCCAAGAAGAAAGTCGATGCGTTGACTTttgcagaattttattttattttccattcagaCGCGTTAAGATCGAAATGCGAGTGGTAATCGGTGATTGACTGGGTGACAGCAGCTGAGAGCAAATGTGCTATACTTTCCGTTGCTCGACTGCgcgaaaatataaaccaatttATCCGAAGCGAGCGAGGATTCACCGATTCCTGATATGGAGATGAGTGAACGATGGACCTTGAGCTGAAGCTGATTGGCGAAACGAAAGGGGacaaaattgatttgagaAGCCGAATCGAGCAGGGCCCTGCAAGGCACGAACACGCCATGGCGGTAGCAAGCAACACGTATTCGGCTCTAGTCGGCGATGAAGATAAAGGCGGACAAGGCTACAGAGACGTGAGATGATCCTTGCAGAAGTATTTCTGGAACAGGCTGGGCCAGGGTTGCAACGGGATTTGCTTCCAAATGAAAAAGACTATGATGCCTCCGGTGGCAGTGTCTACAGTTGCCCGACTTGCATTGCTGTAGGCTGTGTCCTTTTCGTAGGCAGTTGAGACAAAGATTTAGCCGATTTGACTCTCTATACCGCTGATTGGGGTTCAATCCTGAAATATTGTGggcattttatcaaataatgtTCACTAAACAGAGTACATGATGGCATAGCTGATGATGAAGCAATGCGGGTGCTACGACAAAATTCGCTAGTTACTTTTTCAACCTGTTTGCTAGGTGCTTGGTTTACCGTAGCGTATTCCAAATTTTCCATCATGCGGCATCTAAGGTCCGAACGATGACAATTTATTCCAATTTGGCAGCTCCTTGGAAGGCAACCCTTCTTTCCACCTCTCCTGGGTCTGAATGTCCAGTTTTGAAACGATGAGACGGATTCGTAGAGGCCATAGTAGCCAGGGCGTGCAAATGAGAATTTGCCTTGTCGCTTAACTGCCGCAGACTACTTGCGGATCCCTTCTTCAACCCTGGTAGCTTGAATAAAGACCGGACAAGTGCCTGAAAGTGcagtaatttataattatcaAATCCCGACTTTAACAAATGCAAAGCCCTGTCGTAATTATTTTCCGTGGGCTTCAGAGAGCGAATTGCATCCAGTGCTATGCCGTCGAAACATGTACGAAGATGCTGGAATTTTTCCACCTTTGTTAGATCTTTGTTCTTTCCGACTGCCGTGTTGAACATGGCGTAGAAATCCGGCCAATCGATGTATGCTCCTCCAAATCGCGGAAGTTAAAATTCCGGTAGCCTGGTGGGCCGCGAATTGCACTTGAAGGCGGCTGCGTGTTCACCGAGGATGCCCTGCAACTCTGTTGAATTTGCCAACGACTTTCTTTTCTCACTATTGAGATGGCGGCAGATTCTTCCTTTGGTCTCACAATATTCCAGCTCCTCAATTACAAGCCGCTCGAGGCTAAGTCGAGAGCTATCGAAGTCATAGTACATGTGCTCGATTAAATCCAACCGCACCTGCAACTCACATTCGTCGAATTTGGCCAACTGCTCCTCTGTCAGAAATAAATTTACGACCGCTAGCTCCGTTTggtgcgttttttttttttttttgtgttagtGGTGGTTCaaagcatcgaaagccaactcggagctgtgctagcttaccgaagtctgggactctaacccagtaaaaactccaccccctccccgcttccccgacggtactgccgttaggtatacttcgccggggggggggaatgccctaagggctctctaggatactatcctattggaatttcgcagcatttctgcgatgcgcagttttttaagaattattgtggccatgttacatacatcggaccaatttacttctgattcaagcataatttccaccaggttacaaacggctggcgtcctcccaacccttatgctcagaactcgacgttcattttcaaatctcggacagacaaaaaatacgtgctctgcgtcttcattatccgactcgcagagtgggcagtgcggataacgttcatgcttaaacctattcaagtagtatttaaagcatccatgtcctgtcagcagttgcgttaagtaaaagtccacatgtccatgcttccttcccagccatctctgcagttctgggataagcttatgcgtccattgtcctttgctgctatttgcccacctctcctgccactttgcaatggtgagttgtctgcacctttttcgtagggattcgacagtttcgacccctgtgctacctgcgcggatacccactgactccactgctagcaggtccatcggtattactcctgaaataactagtgcgcgtcatgggataccgtgcttgggcgagattttatggtggcttctccaattttaatagcggccgtttccactttctacctgctacttatcaggactgcttcggttttatgagctgccaaggcgagacccttagagtcgagccatgcgcttgctcgtttcccagcttcattgcagattctttccgcgtctgggagtttcttggccgtaactactatggctacgtcatccgcgaaaccaatgagtcgtgccccttcgggcatcgtgatcctaaggatctcgtcgtacatgacattccacaacaaagggcctaggactgatcgttgggggactcccccggtgaccctgtgagtcgattgccctgattctgtttcgtacaggagTAGGCGACCTTCGgagtagctcgctattactcgctgtatgtacactgggacattaagaTTGCTTAGTGCAAttagtgtgtggtgccagctagcagagttgaatgcgtttttaacatccaatgttgccgctatgcaatactgcttagtgccgtacaaccacctttttccctcaatggctttgtctgcgatctcacacagtttaccgatggcatcgattgtggatagtccctttcgtaaaccatactgcatctcagagaggccgttggttccgacCGTTTGGTGCGTGAGGCGCGAGCTCATTGTTTTTTGTATGTTTGGTTggcattttgaatttttatttgtagttTGTAGGGTATACGAATATCGACGCATGAAATTTGCGCTGCACCTGCACTTGGGCCAGCGAAAAGTAGAGACCGAATTTTAGGGTAAAGACGGAACCGAAAACAAAGGGCAACAACCTCTGCCTGGCGAGCGAAGCTGTATAAGACTTTCCGTTATGCAAAAGGTTCAGGCTGTACAGTAGCCGATTCTATCTGTACAATGTATGTATGTAGGTAGATATATGCGAATACCATGCGAAGATATGCGAAAAGGGTTTGTGTGTGTGGCCCTGCAGCGACACGTGCAAGGGGCGCGTAGAATTATTAAAAcgatatttaataattgcttTACTTTAGCACACCTTCACTATCACGGCGGGTTCACCCATGTTTAGAGGCGGCATTAATTTATGCTACCTGTTTTGCGAATGTTTACGGTGTCGGAACGGTGTTAAAAGAAAAGCCGAGAATGTGGTTCGAtttcaaatgcatttattgCTGTAGCGAAAGCGAACGAACTGCTTCGTACCAGCGATCAAAAGCGAATAAAAAAGGTGAGAGAGCGCAAGTCCGAGAGATCAGCGAGCGCAGTCGCTTATCTCGTCCTATCCAATTCTTCTCACACATGCAAAATAGATAATTAGGAAGCTTTTGCTTACAGTGTTGTTGTCAGTGATGCTGaccaaaaggaaaacaataaatggttttaaaatgattttaaaattgatttctgCGGGTGCTCCCGACATGCTCCCCCCGTTGGAAAAGTCATGCTTCCAAGTGGAGTGGTTTCTAAGGGCAGTACCGCAAGCTTCCTCATTGCCCGCTTGCATAGTCCAGAGTCGGTTCGGATGACTGCAACTCGTTCGACGCCATCCTCTCCGGAGACGGTGCTCTCGACCTTCCGAAGCGCCACCGCAAAGGGGGTATGTTGTCCTCCCTGATGAGGACCATGCTGCCTGCCTGTACGTTGCTTACGGGAAGGCGCCATTTGGTCCGCTCCTGCAGCAGGGGGCCTGTTTCTGACCTCTGACTTCGAATAAAAGGAGCCACAAAAGTCCACTGCAGAGATGACGAATGGGCGATTCGGCTGCACTCGGTCCTCCGGAAGCGGCGCCATGATGTGTTCGACTAGCTTGGGCTTTAATCTAAAACATTGAATGCAATTGTTGATGACAGCAGAAACCGTTTTTCGCCCTCCAATGGGCCAGAATCTCTGTCGTAAAGCGGCTTACAAGCCCTGTGTTCCTGCATGAAGGAACTTGCGATGAAAATGATCAATGATGGCTGAGGTTATATGATGGGACTTATGAAGAATCATAGGGTGCTTGGCATCGAAATCCAGCTGCAAATTATGAAGGCGTCCGCCGACGCGCACTAGACCTCCTGCAAATGGGTTTAAGGATATGTGCCTCCAAGTCATTCCCTTAGTTCTCTTCTGTATCTGTGAAATCCTGTGCGaaacgaaaatgttaaaatccgAAATGGTGTTTGAAATGGTTTTTATAGAGTCTGCGCAATTGTCTATTTCCCAAAATCTCTTTAGTATCTCAGAGATCGACTTCGACTCTGAATGAGTGCTGGGCTCTTGAGATAAGGAAACTAAAGATGAGCGAACGGTAGATCCTACCGTTAGACACCCTGAGTCGATCCAGCCAAGTCTGGTTTTCTGCAGAGTGGGTAAATTGCTGATCGAATTTGTCCAATACAAAGCAGCTCGAAAAATATGCTTGCTCCAAGAAGAAAGTCGATGCGTTGACTTttgcagaattttattttattttccattcagaCGCGTTAAGATCGAAATGCGAGTGGTAATCGGTGATTGACTGGGTGACAGCAGCTGAGAGCAAATGTGCTATACTTTCCGTTGCTCGACTGCgcgaaaatataaaccaatttATCCGAAGCGAGCGAGGATTCACCGATTCCTGATATGGAGATGAGTGAACGATGGACCTTGAGCTGAAGCTGATTGGCGAAACGAAAGGGGacaaaattgatttgagaAGCCGAATCGAGCAGGGCCCTGCAAGGCACGAACACGCCATGGCGGTAGCAAGCAACACGTATTCGGCTCTAGTCGGCGATGAAGATAAAGGCGGACAAGGCTACAGAGACGTGAGATGATCCTTGCAGAAGTATTTCTGGAACAGGCTGGGCCAGGGTTGCAACGGGATTTGCTTCCAAATGAAAAAGACTATGATGCCTCCGGTGGCAGTGTCTACAGTTGCCCGACTTGCATTGCTGTAGGCTGTGTCCTTTTCGTAGGCAGTTGAGACAAAGATTTAGCCGATTTGACTCTCTATACCGCTGATTGGGGTTCAATCCTGAAATATTGTGggcattttatcaaataatgtTCACTAAACAGAGTACATGATGGCATAGCTGATGATGAAGCAATGCGGGTGCTACGACAAAATTCGCTAGTTACTTTTTCAACCTGTTTGCTAGGTGCTTGGTTTACCGTAGCGTATTCCAAATTTTCCATCATGCGGCATCTAAGGTCCGAACGATGACAATTTATTCCAATTTGGCAGCTCCTTGGAAGGCAACCCTTCTTTCCACCTCTCCTGGGTCTGAATGTCCAGTTTTGAAACGATGAGACGGATTCGTAGAGGCCATAGTAGCCAGGGCGTGCAAATGAGAATTTGCCTTGTCGCTTAACTGCCGCAGACTACTTGCGGATCCCTTCTTCAACCCTGGTAGCTTGAATAAAGACCGGACAAGTGCCTGAAAGTGcagtaatttataattatcaAATCCCGACTTTAACAAATGCAAAGCCCTGTCGTAATTATTTTCCGTGGGCTTCAGAGAGCGAATTGCATCCAGTGCTATGCCGTCGAAACATGTACGAAGATGCTGGAATTTTTCCACCTTTGTTAGATCTTTGTTCTTTCCGACTGCCGTGTTGAACATGGCGTAGAAATCCGGCCAATCGATGTATGCTCCTCCAAATCGCGGAAGTTAAAATTCCGGTAGCCTGGTGGGCCGCGAATTGCACTTGAAGGCGGCTGCGTGTTCACCGAGGATGCCCTGCAACTCTGTTGAATTTGCCAACGACTTTCTTTTCTCACTATTGAGATGGCGGCAGATTCTTCCTTTGGTCTCACAATATTCCAGCTCCTCAATTACAAGCCGCTCGAGGCTAAGTCGAGAGCTATCGAAGTCATAGTACATGTGCTCGATTAAATCCAACTGCACCTGCAACTCACATTCGTCGAATTTGGCCAACTGCTCCTCTGTCAGAAATAAATTTACGGCCGCTAGCTCCGTTTggtgcgtttttttttttttttttttttgttagtggtggttcaaagcatcgaaagccaactcggagctgtgctagcttaccgaagtctgggactctaacccagtaaaaactccaccccctccccgcttccccggcggtactgccgttaggtatacttcgccgggggggggaatg
Above is a window of Drosophila biarmipes strain raj3 unplaced genomic scaffold, RU_DBia_V1.1 ptg000019l, whole genome shotgun sequence DNA encoding:
- the LOC122818512 gene encoding uncharacterized protein LOC122818512, with protein sequence MTRPPVKELSERRRSALVLSQEMDISHSCKFGNSFGRMQRVFEYIYQFLQRVSKNRVRHKGELTVEEIKGGTHLFITGIQRVHFAEDRKALTLKMKLSPRSKLLSLNPFIDAGGLMRVGGRLHNSQLDFDAKHPMILHKSHHITSAIMDHFHCKFLHAGTQGLLAALRQRFWPIGGRKTVSAIINKCIQCFRLKSKLVEHIMAPFPEDRVQPNRPFVISGVDFCGPFYSKSEVSDPQNIELWNSLTSMETRWNFIPPRSPHFGSLWEAGIFIHVWTA